GGGGGCGAGTTCGTTGCGGATGCTGAAGGCCGACAGCTGGGGTGCCGGGTCGTGTCCGTGGACGAGCGGGGGACGACCCTCGAGGCCCGGGGCCTTTACTGGAGTTTGCACAGGCCCTCTTGGTGGCGGAGGCTTTTGCCCCGAACGCTGTGGGTCCCTCCGCGTCCCGTGGATGATCTGGCGGCGTGGGCCATCGCCATGCGAGGCATGGACGAAATGGCCCTTTGAGTGCTTCGTGAGCATGATTTTGGCGGTAAAGACGCGCCGGCCCTTTCTGCTCGAGAGGGCGTAGTCTGGAAGGGAGTCGTTCTACGATATGGCCAATGATAAACTTGCCGTTCTCGTCAACAGCTTCGGTTCGTCCGTGATCTCCGTGGGGCGCGAGGTGGGGTTGGACGTAGCCTTGAACAAGAGCCAGGTCTCCCAAGGGGTGAAGGTGGCCAACATCTGTGCGGCCGCACTGATCGGAATCGTCGGGAGCGGCACCCATGGAACGGCGGTCATCATGCTGGACGATGCGGGGTTCAAGGCCGTCGTTTCGGCGATGTCCGGCGGCATGATCGCCGCAGACCTCAACGATCCCGTCTCGATGAGCGTCATCGGCGAGCTCTCCAATATGGTCAGCGGACGTTCCCTGATCCAGGCGGCCCTCGCGGGGGTCGACGTGACGCCGCCTCAGC
The genomic region above belongs to Fretibacterium sp. OH1220_COT-178 and contains:
- a CDS encoding chemotaxis protein CheX, which gives rise to MANDKLAVLVNSFGSSVISVGREVGLDVALNKSQVSQGVKVANICAAALIGIVGSGTHGTAVIMLDDAGFKAVVSAMSGGMIAADLNDPVSMSVIGELSNMVSGRSLIQAALAGVDVTPPQLIVGDNIKNVPTQSPEVKCFTLPFSLKPDGVLYLVLSFNAS